One Elusimicrobiota bacterium genomic window, GATCAATAATTCGGGGGCCCCATCTTTGAGTTTTTTTCCTTCCCAGGATGGCCTCAATATCTTTTAATGTTTTAAGCAACTTCAACGGCGAAAGATCAGTATTTACCTTTAAAACGTAGTTAACAAATTTTCTTTGTTTCGGGCCGATCGGTTTTGTCAGATATAAAGAAGATTTCTCAAGAACTTTAAAATGACTGTTTTTAAGAATAAGCTTTACCGCTTTCAAAATGTTTTTTTTTCTATCTCCGATATTTGAGCCGAGCCCTATATATGCAACTACCATTTTATTTTTTCAAGCCGATGCAAAGCTTCTTTAATCCTTGGAACTTCAACCGTTAGCGCAAATCTTACATATCCCTCGCCCGACGGCCCAAGGCCGTTACCTGGTGTGCATATTATACCCGCTTCATCTAATAGCTTTGAAACAGTCTGAGCAGAAGAATATCCTTTTGGCACTTTAGCCCAGACATAAAAAGTCGCTTCCGGTTTTCTTACGTTCCATCCGAGTTTATTTAAGCCGTCAACCAGGGCATCTTTTCTGTCCCCATATATTCTTCGCATCACCTGTACGCAGTCCTGCGGACCCGTTAAAGCAGTTATTGCTGCCTCTTGTATGGCCTGAAATACTCCCGAATCATAGTTATCTTTAACTGTCGCAAGGCCATTGACTATATCTTTATTACCGCATATCCAGCCTATGCGCCAACCGGTCATATTGTATGTTTTAGAAAGAGAATGAAATTCAACCCCCACCTCTTTTGCGCCGGGAATTTCAAGAAAACTTGTAGGTTTTTTATCGTAATAAAGCTCTGAATAGGCTGCATCATGCGCAACGATAATATTATATTTTGAAGCAAAGGAAACGACCTTCTTATAAAATTCCGGGGGAGCCA contains:
- the folK gene encoding 2-amino-4-hydroxy-6-hydroxymethyldihydropteridine diphosphokinase is translated as MVVAYIGLGSNIGDRKKNILKAVKLILKNSHFKVLEKSSLYLTKPIGPKQRKFVNYVLKVNTDLSPLKLLKTLKDIEAILGRKKTQRWGPRIIDLDILFCGNKVLKAKNLNVPHKEIQNRSFVLDPLAEIAPRLVHPVLKETVTELKNKLIRVR
- a CDS encoding LL-diaminopimelate aminotransferase, yielding MEYSDKLKKLPPYLFVEIDKKKKAAIEKGVDIISLGVGDPDYFTPEHIVKAAQEAIAKPENHHYPFGSGLKRFREAIAKWYKNRFNVDLNPENEIYPLIGSKEGIGHFHLAFVNPGDVVLIPEPGYPVYNTGTIFSDSVPHFMPLLEKNNFLPDLDAIPENIRKKAKIIFINYPNNPTAVMAPPEFYKKVVSFASKYNIIVAHDAAYSELYYDKKPTSFLEIPGAKEVGVEFHSLSKTYNMTGWRIGWICGNKDIVNGLATVKDNYDSGVFQAIQEAAITALTGPQDCVQVMRRIYGDRKDALVDGLNKLGWNVRKPEATFYVWAKVPKGYSSAQTVSKLLDEAGIICTPGNGLGPSGEGYVRFALTVEVPRIKEALHRLEKIKW